The Limosilactobacillus panis DNA segment GACGAGCGCAAGATTGAAAAATCCAAGGACGAGCTGATCACCAACGTCAGTCACGACTTGCGGACCCCGCTGACTTCCATCATCGGCTACCTGGGTTTGATTGAGGACAAGCAGTACCAAAACGAGGAAGATATCCTGAAGTACACCCATACGGCCTATGAGAAGGCCAAGCAGATGAAGAACCTGGTCGAGGACCTGTTTGAATACACGAAGGTCCAGCAGCACGGCGCCCCAGTCAACATCATGCGGGTTGACCTCAACCAGCTGCTTGAACAGCTAACGGCCAGTTTTGAGTTAGAGGCCCAGCACCGGGGGATTGAGATCACGTCAAAGGTGATTCCCAACCCACTGATGATTGAAGCCGACCCTGAAAAACTCGGCCGGGTATTTAGCAACCTGGTCGCCAATGCCCTGAAATACGGGAACGGGGCCAGCTACATCCGCCTGGATGCCCGCCAAAAGGCCGACCATGTGGTGGTGACAGTCGCCAACGATGGGACCCCAATTCCCAAGGCGTCGGTTGACCATATCTTTGAGCGCTTTTACCGTGCTGAAGCGTCACGGTCACGGGCAACCGGGGGTACCGGCTTGGGCCTGGCGATTGTCAAGAGTATCGTCGACTTACACCACGGAAGTGTCCGGGTAACGTCTAATGATGATGAGACAGCCTTCATCGTCAGTCTCCCCTTAAAACAAGTGAATAAATAATAAACAAAAGCAGAAAATTTCCCGGGAAATTTTCTGCTTATTTATATTCAAGCAAATTATTGTATGTTAGACTAAAAGGGCATTGTGTCGCCTTAATTATCAATATGTTGACATATAATTGGAGGAAATTCTGTGGCTAAAGCACAAATAAACCCAGAAAAAGCACGGTGGCTGGAGGTCCTCGGAATTGCCATGCCACTATGCCTAAGCTACATCCCTATTGGGTTAGCTTGTGGTATTTTGTTACATGCGGCAGGGTTCAACTTTATCATGACCCTCGTTGTATCAATCGTTGTTTTTTCTGGTGGAGCCCAATTTATTTTAGCTTCATTGCTGACGATTAACGCACCATTATCATCAATATTTGTGACCTTGTTCTTCTTGGAACTACGGTATGCGTTACTGGGTTCTAGTTTATCCAAGTACATTAAAAACGAATCTCAACACCTTATCTGGCTGTTTGCGGTTTCAATGAACGACGAAAACTACGCAATCAACTACCTGAAATTTGCAACAGATAAGAAGTGGACGCCAAAGGACGCCTTACTGGTTGAGCATTATTCACTACTTTCGTGGTCGGTGGCTAACATGGTCGGTGGCCTGATTGGGAGCACGATTTCAATCAACCTTGAGGTGGTCGACTTTGCCTTAACGGCCTTGTTCCTGTACATGATTGTGATGCAGGTTCAAAACCACCTGACCCTGTTAATCAGCTTGCTGACGGCAGTGCTGGCGGTCTTCTTCATGGTTCTGACGCACAACATCCTCGGGGTTGTGATTGCTACTTTGATCGCATCTTTCATTGGTTTTTTGATTGAGAACACTGTTCGTCACCACAGCAAGGTTCCGGAAAAGAACTGGTTCTTAACGAAGATGTTCCGACCGAAGATTACCCGGACGACGGTTGAAGACCAGCGGGAACACAGTGAGCTAAAAAAGCATGACCCGGTAGAACAGGGTAAGGACGAGACAAACGGTAAATAGTGGGGATAAAGATGGAACAACTACTTAGTAATGTACCGGTGTTATTTGCTGACATCGGTCACAATAAAATCTTATATCACCTGGTGGTAATTGTATTGGCCGCAATTGCGGCGTTCATTCCGCGGTACTTTCCAATTCTCTTCTTCTCGACGCGGAAAATCCCGGAATGGTTTAACGAGTGGATGAAGTACGTCCCGGTGAGCCTATTCACCGCCCTAGTTGTTAAAAACGTCTTCATCACCACCGCTGGTTATCACTTTGTGCCTTTTGGTCACGTAGAACAAATCTTTGCAGCCTTGATTGTAATGGTTATTGCCTACTTTACCCGGTCGATGTCAATCTCTGTGATCGGTGGGTTAGTTGCGGTCTGGCTGCTGAGCATGGTAATTTAATATTAAAGGTAATGATTATGGGTCAGCTTTTCGATTGTCAGGCAATCGGAAGCTGGCCCTTTTTTAATGTTCGTATTTTTAAAATAAACATAAGCGAACGTTCGGAATGGAAACACCTTAAAATTAGGGATTAATTAAAATTAACAATCCCCCTTGTTATTACACTAATGTCGTGATACCTTTTAAACACCGAATTAATCCGGATATTATTTGTTTATTGTTCGTATTTTTCAAAAAGGAGACGGGGTTAATGGTAAAGACAAGGAATCGATATGGAGTGGCCCTCGCGGGGGTTGTTCTTCACTTGATGATTGGTGGCGTCTACGCCTGGAGTGTGTTTACAAAACCAATTGCGCAGCAGACGGGATGGAAGGAAACGGCGGTCTCGTTTGCATTTAGTTTAGCAATCTTTTTCCTGGGAATGTCAGCGGCGTTCATGGGTCGGCTGGTAGAAAAGTTTGGCCCAACCGTTACGGGGACGATTTCCAGTATCTGCTACGGGAGCGGAATCGCCCTGACTGGGCTGGCGGTTCAAAGTCACCAGCTCTGGCTGCTATACTTGGCATACGGGGTTATTGGTGGCCTGGGTCTGGGTTCGGGCTACGTTACCCCGGTTTCAACCATTATTCGGTGGTTCCCGGACAAGCGGGGACTCGCAACCGGTCTGGCAATCATGGGCTTCGGTTTCGCGGCCCTGTTGACGGGCCCAGTTGCCCAACACCTGATGGCAGTTGTTGGCCTTGCTAATACCTTCTATGTGTTGGGGATCTTCTATTTTGTCGTGATGGTTATTGCGGCCCAGTTTATTAAAAAGCCACGGTCCCATGAGCTCCCGCAAGCAATTGCGGCAAATGCCCAACGGGTGAGCCTGACTGGCCAGGAACTGACGGCCAACCAAGCGTTAAAGACTCGGACGTTTGCTTTCCTCTGGTTCAT contains these protein-coding regions:
- a CDS encoding cell wall metabolism sensor histidine kinase WalK: MKLTGREKSSLIFEGVVTVILLVLLNMAIITIIQDVIQSNPGVTNGIFMIKQSLRVGPLQTQIWSYQRILIIIFVIIDIWVVWWRLRRRYHLYQMNHIIAELHYIAQGHLDHRIPFRLKGNQQHVISSVNALVDSAVKSMDDERKIEKSKDELITNVSHDLRTPLTSIIGYLGLIEDKQYQNEEDILKYTHTAYEKAKQMKNLVEDLFEYTKVQQHGAPVNIMRVDLNQLLEQLTASFELEAQHRGIEITSKVIPNPLMIEADPEKLGRVFSNLVANALKYGNGASYIRLDARQKADHVVVTVANDGTPIPKASVDHIFERFYRAEASRSRATGGTGLGLAIVKSIVDLHHGSVRVTSNDDETAFIVSLPLKQVNK
- a CDS encoding AzlC family ABC transporter permease, which encodes MAKAQINPEKARWLEVLGIAMPLCLSYIPIGLACGILLHAAGFNFIMTLVVSIVVFSGGAQFILASLLTINAPLSSIFVTLFFLELRYALLGSSLSKYIKNESQHLIWLFAVSMNDENYAINYLKFATDKKWTPKDALLVEHYSLLSWSVANMVGGLIGSTISINLEVVDFALTALFLYMIVMQVQNHLTLLISLLTAVLAVFFMVLTHNILGVVIATLIASFIGFLIENTVRHHSKVPEKNWFLTKMFRPKITRTTVEDQREHSELKKHDPVEQGKDETNGK
- a CDS encoding AzlD domain-containing protein — encoded protein: MEQLLSNVPVLFADIGHNKILYHLVVIVLAAIAAFIPRYFPILFFSTRKIPEWFNEWMKYVPVSLFTALVVKNVFITTAGYHFVPFGHVEQIFAALIVMVIAYFTRSMSISVIGGLVAVWLLSMVI
- a CDS encoding OFA family MFS transporter, with amino-acid sequence MVKTRNRYGVALAGVVLHLMIGGVYAWSVFTKPIAQQTGWKETAVSFAFSLAIFFLGMSAAFMGRLVEKFGPTVTGTISSICYGSGIALTGLAVQSHQLWLLYLAYGVIGGLGLGSGYVTPVSTIIRWFPDKRGLATGLAIMGFGFAALLTGPVAQHLMAVVGLANTFYVLGIFYFVVMVIAAQFIKKPRSHELPQAIAANAQRVSLTGQELTANQALKTRTFAFLWFMFFINITTGIGLVSAASPMAQNMTTMTAAAAAVMVGIIGLFNGFGRLAWATLSDYIGRPLTYSLIFVLDIVMLFVLLFFKTPFIFALALCLLMSCYGAGFSVIPAYLGDVFGTKQLGAIHGYILTAWAAAGMVGPILLSYTHQVLHNYYVTLVVFVIIDALAMLVSVLIQKNFVAHRAVKGVD